CGTAACTCTTTATCCAGATGTTCTTTGATGGTACGGCGAATCATATGCCGGGCTAACTCATTTTTATCAACATCTCCATAAGATTGACCTGGCTGCAAGAATTCTTCCCCACCTGGGAAGCGGAGTTCCATGTACTGGTTATCCCTAGCAACGGATATCTCGCCAATTATGTAGTTCTCATACAGATTGCGGCCCGTCGTTTGCTTCAGATCGTCCCCGTCATAGACGGTGACTTCTTTGCGTTTGACACCAGATCGAGTCTGCACATCGAGCTCTACCACGGCAGAAATAACATTGCCCTTGTTTTGCACCTTTATCAAGCGAACGTAGGGTTTGTTGTACCCCGCCTCAACCGTGGCAGCGGCTACTTCGATCTGCTTGACCAGCTTGCGTTCATAGGCATCGACAGCATCCAGACGATAAACCATGTGATATTTGTGCACGTGGGTGGCTGAATAGCGCAAAGTACAAAGGGGATTCATCGCCTCCAACGCCTCTTTGCCCTTTCCTTTGAGACCTCCATCTACGCTTTGCGGTTCGTCAACGATCAGAATGGGGCGAGTTGCCCTAATAAGATCAATAGGTTTTTCTCCACCAGTCTTTTCACTGTCCTTATAGAGGTTGTTTACGTCCCTTTTGTTTATAGCCCCCACCGTTACTATCATGATCTTAACATTTGGACTGGTTGCAAAATTACGCACTTGTCCAAGCTTGGCCGAATCATAGATAAAGTACTCGAAAGGGACACCGGCATAAAGGCTCTTAAAGTGATCTTCGGTAATCTGTAGAGTTTTATAGACTCCTTCCTTGATGGCCACTGAAGGTACTACGATCACAAACTTGGTAAAGCCATAACGCTTGTTGAGCTCAAAGATAGTGCGCAGATAAACATAGGTTTTACCCGTGCCAGTCTCCATCTCCACAGTAAAGTCACCGGAACGAAGAGTAGAGTCAATAGGCAAGCCATTGCGTAGCTGTACCGCCTGCAGGTTTTTTAGGATCTCATCATCAAGCAAGGTCAGTCGATTGCCAATGCCAAGTGCATCACCTTGGTATTCCAGTGCCAATTGACCATCTATCGCTCCTTGAGTTACAGTAAATTCCGTACGGCAAATCTCCTGTCCGCGAAAGAGGTCACACACTGCTTCAATGGCTTGAAGTTGATAGTCAAGGTTTGACTCAAAATGCAGTCTCATACCGGTCCCTCCTAGAGGCTTCGCACATTAGGGATGCCGCCTTGCTCTAGAATAGAGGCAAGGTTGGACTTTGCAACATCGTTCTCAAAGGCATTATCGAGAAAAACACAGGTAGTATCCCCAGCTGGCGCAAGTTCCTTGTGCCATTCCACTATACCTTGGCCCAAAGCCTCGGTTTGCTCAGTGGTGATTGTGTTATCCAGGCAGGCCATGAGCACGCCGCCTCCAATGGAATAAACGGTTTTACCGGCAATTTGCCTTTGCTCAATGGGCACACATAAATCCAGCCCCAACTTCAGCAACAATTCGTAAAGCAGATCTGCCTCAGTGCGACCTTCTTCTATATGTTCTACACTGTCCAACAGACTCGCTTCCAGGTCCTCAGGTCTGGGGTTCCAGGCCTTGATATTGGAACTGTCAAGTTTGAAGACGCGAAAGCCGGTATCTCCATTCCAATCAGGATATTCTTCTTTAATCTTTTTTGCGGCGCGGCGGAGGCGCTCCTTGGTGAGTTCCGCAATGGTGCGGGGTTTCCCCAGCTTGTCACAATATTCTGCAGCAACTTTTTGTTCTTTCTTTTCCGGATCAAGTGGCTCAGGAAGCTGAACCAGGATGTAGCGACGGTTGCCTCCGTCGGCTGCGTTCTGAGCCATGACAACATGACCGGTTGTGCCGGAACCAGCAAAGAAATCCACAACTATGTCTTTGTCCGTTGATAGCTGCTCAACAATGAATTTGATAAGACTCAATGGTTTCGGAAAATCAAACACCTTTTGTTGATCAAACATTGCCATAAGCTGCTTTGTGGAATTTTCGGTTGAATGCCACCCAAGTGCAGTAATGGCAGCCTTTGTTTCATTTGTATACGAATCGAAAAATTTCTTCTGCCGTGGCACCCCATCCTTAGATTTCGGGAATAACACGAGCCCATCATCAATCATCTTCTTTACAGTCGATTCTGAAAACGCCCAATTGCCATAAAACTTGTTACCAGTTTTAGGATCCGTTATGGTGAAGTAGTTATCCTGACTACCAGTTGCTTTCATACTCTCTGAACGCCACAGGCCGCGCGGATCATTGTCTGGGTTAGCAAAATCAGATTCATCTCGATCTAATCCCCTAAACCTGACATTGTCCGCTATACGCGCATAACAGATAATATACTCGTGTGTATGCATCAATAGATTCTTTGGTGGCACACCGCGCGCCGCCCGCTTGGTTTCCCACGTGAACTGTGCAACAAACTGTTCCTCCCCGAATACTTCGTCACAAACTTTCCGCAGGTTGCTTGCTTCACTATCGTCTGCTGATATGCATATCACACCATCATCTCGTAACAAATTACGTGCCAATTTCAACCTTGGGTACATCATATTCAACCAATCTGTATGAAACCGCCCACTTGTCTCGGTATTTGTGGTCAATGGCGAGCCTTCCTCGTCCACCTGTCCAGTAAGCCGCTTGTAGTTTTTAATATTGTCTCGGAAGTCATCCTTGTAAACGAAATCCTTGCCTGTGTTGTAAGGGGGATCAATGTAAATGAGCTTCACCTTGCCTGCGTAGCTCTTTTGCAGTAATTTGAGAACCTCAAGGTTGTCTCCTTCAATAAAAATATTTTGGGTGGTATCCCAATTTTCGCTATCCTCTGGTGCTGGTCGTAGGGTTCCTGTGCTGGGAGTCAACGCAAGCTGGCGGGCGCGACGCTTGCCAAACCAGTTAAGGCCGTATTTTTCATCACAATCAGTGACAGTCTTATCTCCTACCAATTGTTTAAGCACATCTACGTTGACTGAAATTCCTTCTGGACCTTCAGTGATCAGTTCTGGGAACAGAGTTTTCAGTTTTTCAATATTCTCAGCAATCAGGTCAGCTGACTTAGCTTCCGGGCTATCCGGTGTAATTTTCTTCAAACTCATTAATGGACTCCTCCCCTTAAACTATTTAACAGGGCTTTTCGTTCGGCCTCAAGCCGTTTTATTTGCAAATTCAACTCCACCTGCCGGGCAATTTGGCGCTCTTTGGTTGCCTGTTTGCGCAACCGGGCGATTTCATTGGCCAGTTCGCGTACCTCATGCAACTGTTGTCGTTGTTGCGGTAGTTGATCAATATCTCGAAACAAACAGTAACGGCCGGTTTCGCGCCATGCATCCAACGCCACTAAACAGGCGAGCCAGCCTTGATATAGAGCCAGCAGACTTGCCTTAGGTTGACGATCCAGCGCTAGGTCTCCCCAGAATGCTTCTGGAACATTCTCAGTAATAACCGAGCTGTGCGGATAATTGTCTTCCAGCACCATTTTGTCTTTTTCGTTCTGTGACCACCGCTTATGTGCAACAGATAAAAAGGTTTCCTCTCCTTCGACAATCAGCAACACCGGGTATGGAATAGCGCGGTGCAACAACTCCGTCACTCGCGTCAAACCCGCTCCTTTGCTTGCCAAATCGCGAGTTCGCAATTGCAAAATAGCAATTTCCAAATACTCCCTTTGGTCATCAACATAGCTAGGCACACCGATATTGCTAGGCTTGAGACTGACCAGCCAGATTAGAGAATCGATGCCGTCCTTGACCAGACGCCGGTCAGAAGCTGTTGCAGCAGCTTGATCGGAAAGTACGTCCTTAGGCACGCGCTGATCTATCCTAGTGTTTACGGGAAGTCCCAAACAATCGATAATACGCTCGCAGATCATCCTTCGTCCTCCGGAAGTATAACTAACCAGGCAACAACTTCAATGTCATCCTGACCAGCAAACTCACCTTTTTGTGCGTACGTACCACCCGGCTTGAATAGGCTTTCAATAGCCCGCTCTTGGCTTTTTCCAGCAATGGAAGTAACAGCCTCGGCCAGAAGTTTTTGCGCTTTTCGCATGTCGGCACCGTTTTTAGTCTGGCGCATCCAGCGGTCAATAGTTTTTTGGTCCGGCAAATCCTTGCCTATGCAGGTATGCTTTAAGACATCGAGAATCTGTTTGGCCTGTGTGTATGGCAAGTGCACAACGCCATCCATGGAAACATGTACAAGAGCATAAGGCGCCAGCGGATAGTTGGGTTCAAAAGCACGGCCGGCCGCGTCGCCAACAACCTGAAGGCAAAAGACAATTCCCGGCGGGACATCTAAATCTGCAGTGGTTGTAACAGCAAAGGCACCGAGTGGTATATCATCCAGGATATCTGGATGTTCTTTTAGGTATTCCGCCAACTCCATGCGATAGTCAGATAAGGTGAGGTCAGTGATGGATATACCGGAGGATAGGTCTTCAAGATCGATCACTGTCTCCTGCAATTTAAGGAGCTGTCTGCGGCGATATTCAAGGTCGTTCATAGGATCGCCGGCCTCCACCTCAATAAGGTTTTCCTCACCAGTGGCAGAGACATCAAGCAGTACCATACGACCACTTACACGGGCCTCCAGGTTTATGTATTCGTCCAGTTCCATGTTAGGCCAGAAATTGACCAGTTGGATTTGGGTGTTGGGTGAACCAATTCGATCAATGCGCCCAAAGCGCTGAATAATTCTAACCGGGTTCCAATGGATATCGTAATTGATTAGCCAGTCACAGTCTTGAAGGTTCTGTCCCTCGGAGATGCAGTCAGTGGCAATGAGCAGGTCTATTTCACCTTGGCTTGCAAACTCTATCGGCCGCTCCTTAGCACGTGGTGCAAATGCCGTCAGCACACTAATCATGTCCTTACGCAAATTTGGAAGTGTAGTCTTAATACCGCTGGAACCTGTAACCAGAGCACTATTCAAGCCAAACTCAGTTTGCGCCCAGTGCGCTAGATGCTGATACAGATAGTTGGCTGTATCAGCGAAAGCAGAAAAAATTAACACTTTGCGGTTACCAGGGTTGATCGGGTTTTCAATTTTTTGCCGAATAACCTCTTTTAGCGCACAGAGCTTGGCATCTAGCTCCGGCGTCACCGCATGCGCCGCCGCCAGTAAAGTCTTGAGTCGATTTCGGTCCTCTAAGAGATCTTGCTTCCACCTGATGAGGTCTACATCGGACAACAACACTTTGACCTTTCTCCCAGCCAACAGGCTCTCAAAGGTGGGATCGTCAATATCAATATCATTAATATCCAGTTCTTCAATTTCTCGGGTATCCAAATTATCGATTTTCTCCAGCAATGCCTCAATGTCGGCAATTTGCCGTGCAACAGTAAGGGCAAAGGCGTGAACTGAGCTTTCCATGCGTTTAAGCAAATTGACTCGCATTAATTGAATTAAGCTTTCTTCTCTGTCTACTTGACGGAAAATGGACTCTCCACCACGCACCTTCGTGCTATATTTCGCATCATACTCTTCGCGCTTGCTCTCAAGCAAATATCGTAATGGTGCGTAAGCAGCTAAGTTGAGTTTACGGATTTCTCTATTTACCTGTTCGATCGATGGGAAGACACCTTGGGTATCCACGTCTGTCTTAACGTTTATTGGTTTTAGTCGTTCTGGGAATTTTCCCGTCTCAGCAATCCCATAATATTTTTCGATGTGTTTACGTGAGCGAGCGATGGTGAGTAGGTCTAGTAATTTGAAGTAATCAAAACCTAACATCTCTATTAGCCGTCCGGGGGTGCGCTCGCCTTCTGGCAAACCCATCCAGCGGTTGAACTGCTTCTGAGCATTACGCGTAGTAACCTCAATGCTCTTGATACCGTAATCCCACAAGGCATCATCCTTTCCTTCAGTAATGAAGGCAATTTGGTTTTTAAGGTCCGCCAAACGATTATTAACCGGGGTAGCAGAAAGCATCAGAACCCTAGTCTTCACCCCTTCACGAATAATACGTCGCATAAGGCGATCATAGCGGCTTTCACGATCTTTGTAGGTAACCTTGTTGCGGAAATTATGCGACTCATCAATAACCACCAGGTCATAGTTGCCCCAGTTGACGTGTTCTAGATCAACATCACCTGACATGCCACGATCACGAGACAGGTCTGTATGGTTAAGCACATCGTAATTGAACCGATCAGCCACTAGTGGGTTGCGCTTGTCGTTGGCACGATATAATGTCCAGTTCTCTCTAAGACGTTTGGGCGTCAAAACAAGCACCCGGTCATTACGCAGTTCGTAATATTTGATAATCGCCAAGGCCTCAAAGGTTTTGCCCAATCCTACGCTGTCAGCAATAATACATCCACCGTAACGATTAAGTTTATCTATAGCTCCTACTACGGCATCCTTCTGGAACTTGTAGAGTTTCCTCCATACAGTGGTTTGATGGATACCTGTAGCGGATTTGACAACGCTCTCTTCGTCCATAATGTCGCCACGGTCCTGAAAGAGTCGTTTTAATATCAAAGCAAAAATAGTACCTGCCGAATTCAACTGGCACAGTTTTTCCAACTTTTGAATGAGGTTTACCTTTTCAATCGGCGAATTTG
The DNA window shown above is from Thermovirga lienii DSM 17291 and carries:
- a CDS encoding Site-specific DNA-methyltransferase (adenine-specific) (PFAM: DNA methylase~COGs: COG2189 Adenine specific DNA methylase Mod~InterPro IPR002295: IPR002052: IPR002941~KEGG: bpt:Bpet4236 type III restriction system methylase~PFAM: DNA methylase N-4/N-6 domain protein~PRIAM: Site-specific DNA-methyltransferase (adenine-specific)~SPTR: Type III restriction system methylase) — translated: MSLKKITPDSPEAKSADLIAENIEKLKTLFPELITEGPEGISVNVDVLKQLVGDKTVTDCDEKYGLNWFGKRRARQLALTPSTGTLRPAPEDSENWDTTQNIFIEGDNLEVLKLLQKSYAGKVKLIYIDPPYNTGKDFVYKDDFRDNIKNYKRLTGQVDEEGSPLTTNTETSGRFHTDWLNMMYPRLKLARNLLRDDGVICISADDSEASNLRKVCDEVFGEEQFVAQFTWETKRAARGVPPKNLLMHTHEYIICYARIADNVRFRGLDRDESDFANPDNDPRGLWRSESMKATGSQDNYFTITDPKTGNKFYGNWAFSESTVKKMIDDGLVLFPKSKDGVPRQKKFFDSYTNETKAAITALGWHSTENSTKQLMAMFDQQKVFDFPKPLSLIKFIVEQLSTDKDIVVDFFAGSGTTGHVVMAQNAADGGNRRYILVQLPEPLDPEKKEQKVAAEYCDKLGKPRTIAELTKERLRRAAKKIKEEYPDWNGDTGFRVFKLDSSNIKAWNPRPEDLEASLLDSVEHIEEGRTEADLLYELLLKLGLDLCVPIEQRQIAGKTVYSIGGGVLMACLDNTITTEQTEALGQGIVEWHKELAPAGDTTCVFLDNAFENDVAKSNLASILEQGGIPNVRSL
- a CDS encoding hypothetical protein (KEGG: dac:Daci_4206 hypothetical protein~SPTR: Putative uncharacterized protein), producing the protein MICERIIDCLGLPVNTRIDQRVPKDVLSDQAAATASDRRLVKDGIDSLIWLVSLKPSNIGVPSYVDDQREYLEIAILQLRTRDLASKGAGLTRVTELLHRAIPYPVLLIVEGEETFLSVAHKRWSQNEKDKMVLEDNYPHSSVITENVPEAFWGDLALDRQPKASLLALYQGWLACLVALDAWRETGRYCLFRDIDQLPQQRQQLHEVRELANEIARLRKQATKERQIARQVELNLQIKRLEAERKALLNSLRGGVH
- a CDS encoding helicase domain protein (PFAM: Helicase conserved C-terminal domain; SNF2 family N-terminal domain~COGs: COG0553 Superfamily II DNA/RNA helicase SNF2 family~InterPro IPR001650: IPR014021: IPR014001~KEGG: cte:CT0906 DNA-dependent ATPase, SNF2 family protein~PFAM: helicase domain protein~SMART: helicase domain protein; DEAD-like helicase~SPTR: DNA-dependent ATPase, SNF2 family protein) — its product is MELISAGEGHRFFSAFNEESPAAKQASVAASDVSVFGLERFLSSLNKLQQLRLIVPTNITLPMIQGNESDRRFRNMLQSHWIARRILDKLKRVADVRESNSSIQQGVIILSENRENPLFGAIGSLELTTCGLGITPANTLGIIQVTSSPEEIKPLLQWFDNQWSLLPNSPIEKVNLIQKLEKLCQLNSAGTIFALILKRLFQDRGDIMDEESVVKSATGIHQTTVWRKLYKFQKDAVVGAIDKLNRYGGCIIADSVGLGKTFEALAIIKYYELRNDRVLVLTPKRLRENWTLYRANDKRNPLVADRFNYDVLNHTDLSRDRGMSGDVDLEHVNWGNYDLVVIDESHNFRNKVTYKDRESRYDRLMRRIIREGVKTRVLMLSATPVNNRLADLKNQIAFITEGKDDALWDYGIKSIEVTTRNAQKQFNRWMGLPEGERTPGRLIEMLGFDYFKLLDLLTIARSRKHIEKYYGIAETGKFPERLKPINVKTDVDTQGVFPSIEQVNREIRKLNLAAYAPLRYLLESKREEYDAKYSTKVRGGESIFRQVDREESLIQLMRVNLLKRMESSVHAFALTVARQIADIEALLEKIDNLDTREIEELDINDIDIDDPTFESLLAGRKVKVLLSDVDLIRWKQDLLEDRNRLKTLLAAAHAVTPELDAKLCALKEVIRQKIENPINPGNRKVLIFSAFADTANYLYQHLAHWAQTEFGLNSALVTGSSGIKTTLPNLRKDMISVLTAFAPRAKERPIEFASQGEIDLLIATDCISEGQNLQDCDWLINYDIHWNPVRIIQRFGRIDRIGSPNTQIQLVNFWPNMELDEYINLEARVSGRMVLLDVSATGEENLIEVEAGDPMNDLEYRRRQLLKLQETVIDLEDLSSGISITDLTLSDYRMELAEYLKEHPDILDDIPLGAFAVTTTADLDVPPGIVFCLQVVGDAAGRAFEPNYPLAPYALVHVSMDGVVHLPYTQAKQILDVLKHTCIGKDLPDQKTIDRWMRQTKNGADMRKAQKLLAEAVTSIAGKSQERAIESLFKPGGTYAQKGEFAGQDDIEVVAWLVILPEDEG